Proteins from a genomic interval of Rhodococcus rhodochrous:
- the urtB gene encoding urea ABC transporter permease subunit UrtB, whose product MDVLVGQLFTGLSIGSILLLAALGLSLTFGQMGVINMAHGEFIMAGSYTAFVVQQVISSAGVSLFVSLLVGFLVGGVMGVILEVTLIRRMYHRPLDTLLVTFGVGLLLQQAARDIFGAPAVNVVAPSWLSGGVEIFGAVVPKTRLFILALAVVCVVALIASMKYTPMGRRIRAVVQNRDLAETVGISSRRTDITTFFLGSGLAGLAGVALTLIGSTSPTIGQSYLIDAFLVVVIGGLGRIEGAVLAAVALGLLNSFIEYSTTASIAKVIVFVLIVIFLQVRPQGLFAVKTRSLV is encoded by the coding sequence ATGGATGTCCTTGTAGGGCAGCTCTTCACAGGATTGAGTATCGGATCGATCCTGTTGCTGGCAGCGCTGGGGCTGTCGCTGACGTTCGGCCAGATGGGCGTGATCAACATGGCCCACGGCGAATTCATCATGGCCGGCAGCTACACGGCGTTCGTCGTACAGCAGGTGATCTCGTCGGCCGGGGTGTCCCTGTTCGTCTCCCTCCTCGTCGGTTTCCTGGTGGGCGGCGTGATGGGCGTGATCCTCGAGGTCACCCTCATCCGCCGCATGTACCACCGCCCGCTCGACACCCTGCTGGTCACCTTCGGTGTGGGCCTGCTGCTCCAGCAGGCCGCCCGCGACATCTTCGGCGCTCCCGCCGTCAACGTCGTCGCACCGTCCTGGCTCTCCGGCGGCGTGGAGATCTTCGGGGCCGTCGTCCCGAAGACCCGCCTGTTCATCCTCGCCCTCGCCGTGGTCTGCGTGGTCGCCCTGATCGCGTCGATGAAGTACACGCCGATGGGACGACGGATCCGCGCCGTCGTGCAGAACCGCGATCTCGCCGAGACGGTGGGCATCTCGTCGCGCCGCACCGACATCACGACCTTCTTCCTCGGCTCCGGACTCGCCGGCCTCGCCGGTGTGGCCCTGACACTCATCGGCTCGACCAGCCCGACGATCGGCCAGTCCTACCTCATCGACGCCTTCCTCGTGGTCGTCATCGGCGGTCTCGGCCGCATCGAAGGCGCGGTGCTCGCGGCCGTCGCACTGGGCCTGCTCAATTCGTTCATCGAGTACTCCACGACCGCGTCGATCGCGAAGGTCATCGTGTTCGTGCTCATCGTGATCTTCCTGCAGGTCCGTCCGCAGGGCCTGTTCGCCGTCAAGACGAGGAGCCTGGTCTGA